ACCTCTAAAACCTGATTATATTTATCGGTATTCACCAAAGCCTCAACAATGCGGTTAGCTATGCCTTTATCGGTTAAAAAATGTTGCCCTAAATGTTTTTTCGCTTTTACTAAACTCATAACCCCAAACCCCTAACTGGGGCTTTTAAAAATTAAAATTGTTAGCAAAGATAGGCTTATTATTTCTTTGCAAATCACTTTCAATACTTTGCGGTTTCATTTTTTTTAAAGGGTTTAAACGAAAATCAGTAATTTGCGCTAAAATTTTCAGGTAATTATGAGCAATAAACTTAAAATTGGCATCAGTATAGGCGACGTAAACGGCATAGGTTTAGAGGTAATTATTAAAACATTATCTAATCCTGCCATTTTAAATTATTGCACTCCAATTGTTTATGGCCATACCAAGGTTTCATCTTTTCATAGAAAAGCGAATAACCTGGGCGATTTCAGTTTTAATGTAGTTAGCCATGCTAACCAGGCACAGCCCAAAAAGGCAAACATGATCAATTGCTGGGAAGAAGATGTAAAAATCGAATTGGGTCAGGTTACGGCAACGGGAGGAAAGTATGCTCTTTTATCACTAGAGCGTGCAACAGCCGATCTGGTAAACGGCGATATCGACGCCCTGGTTACTGCTCCGATTAACAAACATAACATTCAATCAGAAACCTTTGCTTTTCCTGGTCATACCGAGTATCTACAGGAAAAAAGTGGAAGTAAAGATGTACTGATGTTTTTGATCAGCGAAAATTTACGCGTAGGTGTTGTAACAGGTCACATTCCTGTGAAAGACGTTCCAACGGCGATTACCAAAGAAAAAATTACCAGCAAATTAAAACTGATTAACGAAAGTTTAAAAAAAGACTTTTGGATCGAAAAACCAAAAATTGCTGTTCTAGGCTTAAACCCACACGCTAGCGATAATGGTTTATTAGGCACCGAAGAGGCTGAAATTATTACGCCTGCTATCCAAGAGGCCTACGATAAAGGTATCATTTGCTTTGGCCCATACCCTGCTGATGGCTTTTTCGGCAACGGCAGTTACAAACAATTCGATGCAGTTTTGGCGATGTACCACGACCAGGGTTTGATTCCTTTTAAAACTTTAGCTTTCCATAATGGCGTAAACTATACAGCTGGCTTAAACTTCGTTCGCACTTCTCCCGATCATGGCACAGGTTACGATATTGCGGGTAAAGATTTAGCTGATCCGACTTCATTTACCGAAGCTTTGTTTTCGGCCATCCACATTGTAAAAAACCGCCGTGAGCAAGAAGAAATGCTGGGCAACCAATTGCGTTCAGGCGGAAAAGTGGTTGAAACGCAGTTTGATATCAAGGATGATGCTTCTTAGGAGAGCAGAAAGACTAAAGCTGAAAGACCAAAGGTGTATTAAACTTAGATGTATTTAGGTGTCTTAGGTAGTCGATTTTTTTTTTGCAAAGCAAGGCCTGTTTTTCATCGGTTCCGAAAGCCCTGCTTTCCCTACAAGCCCAATGAAGAATTGGGGCTTTTCGTCCAATCAGGTTTATTTTAGTTAAAATTGTGCACCAAACTAAAAATGAACAGCACTAAAAAAACCAGTTACATATTACCTATAATTGTCATTGCGCAGTTTCTTTGTACATCACTGTGGTTTGCAGGCAATGCCGTATTACCCGATATTGTTAAAAACTTCCCGGCCGAAACCAACTTATTGGCCAACCTTACCAGCATGGTGCAGTTTGGCTTTATCAGCGGCACTTTAGTTTTCGCCTTTTTTGCCATTTCTGATATTTTTTCACCCTCGAAAGTGTTCTTTATCTGTGGCATTGCAGCTGCGTTGTTTAATCTGGGCATCTGTTTACAGTTACCCGATGTCCGTTTATTGTTGCTTTTTCGTTTTTTAACTGGTTTTATGCTGGCTGGAATCTATCCTGTTGGCATGAAAATAGCCTCCGACTACTTTAAAGATGGATTAGGGAAATCCTTAGGTTTTTTAGTTGGCGCTTTGGTTTTTGGCACCGCATTTCCTCATTTATTAAAAAACTTTACTACAGATTTCGCCTGGCAATATGTAATTTTTGGCACATCTGCTTTATCGCTGACCGGTGCGTTTGCTATTTTGTTGCTGGTTCCAAACGGTCCATTTAGAACTGCAGGGCAAAAATTCAATTTCCGTTCTTGTTTTAATGGCTTCAAAAATCCGCATTTTCGATCTGCCGCTTTCGGTTATTTCGGGCACATGTGGGAACTTTATACTTTTTGGGCCTTTCTGCCCGGAATGTTATTGCTTTTTAACAACAAACACCCAAACTCAACTTTAAATATCCCATTATTTTCGTTTTTGGTTATTGCATCAGGCGGAATATCGTGTATGATCGGCGGGCTGTTATCGCAAAGATTGGGTGCAAAAAGAATAGCAACTATCGCATTAGCCATTTCAGGTTCATGCTGCCTGTTCTCTCCTATTTTTCTCTTCAGCGGTTCAACTTACCTCTTTCTTATTTTTTTATTTTGCTGGGGTTTATCCGGCACAGCCGATTCGCCTTTGTTTTCTTCTTTGATTGCCAAAAATGCACCCGAAAGTTTAAGGGGAACATCATTAACACTGGTAAATTGCATCGGTTTTGCCATCACCATTATCAGTATTCAGGTGATTAATCTGTTAGCTAAAGAAATGAATTCGCATTATCTTTATATGGTATTAGCTATTGGTCCGGTTTTGGGATTATGGGCCTTGGTTGACAAAAAAACAGATTAGGCCAGATTTTTCAAAATCTCTTATATTGCAAAAGCTTTGAGCAAAAACAGTATTAGATTATGGAAAATAAATTATCACCGATCATAAAACCCGAGGAATTAACCTGGCTAAACCAGGACGAAGAAATTGTAATTATCGATGCGAGCGCTGGCTCAAAAGCCAGGTATGATGAGCGGCATTTAGCGGGTGCGCTTTTCGCAGATGTAAATAACGATTTAGCCAACATAGGCGATTTTGCCATTGGCGGGAGGCATCCTTTACCTACTTTCGAGCAATTTTCAATTGTTTTACAGAAATTCGGTATCACAAAAGACAGCCATGCACTTATTTACGACGATAAAAATGGTGGTAACGCAGCTGCAAGGTTTTGGTGGATGTTGAAAGCCATTGGTCATGAAAAAGTACAGGTAATTGATGGAGGTTTTCAGGCGGCTGTTAAAGCAGGCTTCCCAACTACAGATAAAGTGGGAATTCCAAAATCTGTTGAAAAATACGAAATTACTGCATGGAACTTGCCATTATCTGACATCAATGAAGTAGAAAAAGTTGCCAAAACCGACGATTACATTGTGATTGATGTACGCGATGCCAACCGTTTTGCTGGCCTCACCGAGCCTATCGATTTAATTGCAGGGCATATTCCAGGAGCGGCAAACATCCCCTATACCGAAAATTTAGATGCTACGGGCGCTTTCTTGGCCCCAGAAATATTAAAAGAAAAATATGCTGAGGCCTTGGCACATGTTAAACCCGAAAATGTAATTGTACATTGTGGCTCGGGCATTACCGCCTGCCATACCTTATTGGCTATGGATTATGCTGGCCTACCTATTCCAAAACTTTATGTAGGCTCATGGAGCGAATGGAGTAGGAATAACAAAGAAATGGTATTGGCCGATTCATAATTTTCGTTAGTCGAGATTTGAAATCTCGACTCGATGGACAGTGGATTTACAATCCACATAATGAGTAAAAATCCTTTATTCTAAGTCGGGATTACAAATCCCGACTAACAAGAAAACTAAAAGGTCTTGCAGTATTTCAATTAACATTCTGAAAACCTGTCCGATTAACATCAACAATTTTTAAAAAACATTTTTAATCTAATTATTTTATCCCTACATTTGCAGGCTAAAATTTTACAGTACTTTGAACCCACTAAAACAATTTTCATTACCGTTTACCGGATTAAAATTGGGAACTCATCAGTTTGATTATGAGCTTGATGATCGCTTTTTTAACGCATTTGAGTATTCGTTAATTAAAAGCGGGAATTTAAAAGTAGACCTGGAACTTGAGAAACAAGAGACCATGTTGCTTTTAAAATTCAAAGTTATAGGTACAGTTAATTTAGATTGCGATAAATGTTTATCTGAGTTTCCGCTACCTATAAATCTTTATGAAAGGCAGATTGTAAAATTTGCTGAAGATGAACTGGAGAGCGATGATGAAGAAATTATTTCGCTAAGCCGTAAAGACACCGAGATTGATATATCTGGTCCTTTATACGAAATGATTAACGTAGCGGTACCTTATATCAAAAACTGCGAGCAGGCAGATAAAGATTGCGATCAGGAGATGATTGACCGTTTAAATCAGTTATCGATCGAAAAGCAGGCTGAAGAAAATGAACAAACAAGCGACCCACGTTGGGAAGCCCTTAATAAGTTAAAAAAATAATTAGATTATACACCAATGGCACATCCAAAACGGAAAATCTCGAAACAGAGAAAAAATAAAAGAAGAACACACTATAAAGCTGTTACTCCTTCTTTAGCAACATGCTCGGCAACAGGTGCTATTCACGTACCTCACCGTGCTTACAACGTTGATGGTAACTTATACTACAACGGCAAACTGGTTATCGAAAATACTCAGATAGGGTAATTTTCTTAAAAAATTGTTTGTGTTTTCAGCGGCTTTAGTCATACCTTAGTCAACTGAAAAATTCAGGATTACACCTGACTTAACACAAACAGATTTTTTCTATGAAAATAGGCCTCGACATAATGGGCGGAGACTATGCTCCCAAAGCAATTGTTTTGGGAGCAATAGCTGCTCATCAATCGCTTAACGCTGGAGAGCATTTAGTTCTTATTGGCGATACCGAACAGATTAAACCCATTCTTGCAGAAGAAGGTTTTAATCCAGATCATTTTGAATACGTTCATACTGATGAAGTAATTGGTATGGGCGAACATCCCACTAAAGCAATCGTTCAGAAACCAAATTCGAGCATAGCAGTTGGTTTCAACCTTTTAAAAGAAGGTAAAATCGATTCTTTCGCAAGTGCTGGTAACTCTGGGGCCATGTTGGTTGGCGCAGTCTTTAGCGTTAAAACCATCCCGGGCATTATCCGCCCTTGTTTATGTACAATTCTTCCAAAAATTAAAGGCGGTACTGGCTTACTGTTAGATGTAGGTGCAAATGCCGACTGTAAACCTGATATTTTATTACAATTTGGCGTTTTAGGCAGTTTATCTGCAAAAAATCTTTTGCAGATAAACGATCCGAAAGTTGCCCTGATGAATATTGGCGAGGAAGATGAGAAAGGAAATATGCTAAGCATGGCTACTTTCCCGTTAATGAAAGAAACCAGCCTCTTCAACTTTGTTGGAAATGTGGAAGGAAGAGATTTGTTTAACGATAAAGCTGATGTAATTGTGTGTGATGGTTTTACCGGAAATGTAATGCTAAAATTAGCAGAATCGTTTTACGTGCTTACCATCAAAAAGGGACTTAAAGATGAGTTCTTCGATCGTTTTAATTACGAACAATACGGCGGAAGTCCGGTTCTAGGTGTTAACGCCCCTGTTGTTATCGGGCATGGAATTTCTAGTCCGCTGGCTGTTAAAAATATGGTTCTACAATCCAGAGAAATGATCACTACGGGATTGGTAGAAAAAATTAGAATGGCATTTAAATAATTTATTAAAATTCTTAAAATGAGTAAAATTCACGCTGCTATTACAGCAGTAAATGGTTACGTTCCCGACTATGTGCTTACAAACGCAGAGTTAGAAACCATGGTTGATACTTCGGATGAATGGATTACCAGCAGAACGGGAATTAAAGAACGTAGAATTTTAAAGGGTGAAGGTTTAGGTACTTCTGATATGGCTGTTCATGCTGTAAACGGTTTACTTAAAAAGAGAGGAATTGATGCAAAAGAAATTGAACTGATTATCTTTTGCACCACTACACCAGATTTCACTTTCCCTGCAACTGCAAACGTTTTAGCCGATAAAATTGGCGCTACAAATGCCTGGGGTTACGATTTACAGGCCGCTTGTTCGGGCTTTATTTTCGGACTTTCTACTGGAGCATCATTCATTGAATCAGGAAGGCATAAAAAAGTTTTAGTGGTTGGTGGCGATAAAATGTCGTCGATTATCAACTACGAAGACCGTACAACCTGTATCATTTTTGGTGATGGTTGTGGCTGTGCCTTATTAGAGCCAAATGAAGAAGGTTTTGGTATTCAGGATTCTATCTTAAGAACAGATGGTTCAGGTAGAGATTTCTTAGGAATGAAAGCCGGAGGTTCAGTTAAACCTGCAACCCACGAAACCATTGATGCCAGAGAGCATTTTGCGCACCAAGAGGGGCCAACGGTATTTAAATTTGCCGTAACCAATATGGCAGATGTTGCTGCCGAAATTATGGAACGCAACAGCTTAACAGCTGATGATGTTGCATGGTTGGTTCCACACCAGGCTAACAAACGCATCATCGATGCCACAGCAAACCGCATGGGGGTTACAACCGATAAGGTAATGATCAACATTGAACGTTACGGAAATACAACCAACGGAACCATTCCTTTATGTTTATGGGAGTGGGAAAGCAGGTTGAAAAAAGGCGATAACATCGTTTTAGCTGCATTCGGTGGCGGTTTTACCTGGGGTTCGGTATACCTTAAATGGGCTTACGACTCTGAATAATTGAGTTGAGCGCCTGGAGTTGGGAGTTAATCAGTTGTGCAATAAAACATCATAGCCATTAACTATCAACCATTAAAC
The nucleotide sequence above comes from Pedobacter riviphilus. Encoded proteins:
- the pdxA gene encoding 4-hydroxythreonine-4-phosphate dehydrogenase PdxA; translated protein: MSNKLKIGISIGDVNGIGLEVIIKTLSNPAILNYCTPIVYGHTKVSSFHRKANNLGDFSFNVVSHANQAQPKKANMINCWEEDVKIELGQVTATGGKYALLSLERATADLVNGDIDALVTAPINKHNIQSETFAFPGHTEYLQEKSGSKDVLMFLISENLRVGVVTGHIPVKDVPTAITKEKITSKLKLINESLKKDFWIEKPKIAVLGLNPHASDNGLLGTEEAEIITPAIQEAYDKGIICFGPYPADGFFGNGSYKQFDAVLAMYHDQGLIPFKTLAFHNGVNYTAGLNFVRTSPDHGTGYDIAGKDLADPTSFTEALFSAIHIVKNRREQEEMLGNQLRSGGKVVETQFDIKDDAS
- a CDS encoding MFS transporter, which codes for MNSTKKTSYILPIIVIAQFLCTSLWFAGNAVLPDIVKNFPAETNLLANLTSMVQFGFISGTLVFAFFAISDIFSPSKVFFICGIAAALFNLGICLQLPDVRLLLLFRFLTGFMLAGIYPVGMKIASDYFKDGLGKSLGFLVGALVFGTAFPHLLKNFTTDFAWQYVIFGTSALSLTGAFAILLLVPNGPFRTAGQKFNFRSCFNGFKNPHFRSAAFGYFGHMWELYTFWAFLPGMLLLFNNKHPNSTLNIPLFSFLVIASGGISCMIGGLLSQRLGAKRIATIALAISGSCCLFSPIFLFSGSTYLFLIFLFCWGLSGTADSPLFSSLIAKNAPESLRGTSLTLVNCIGFAITIISIQVINLLAKEMNSHYLYMVLAIGPVLGLWALVDKKTD
- a CDS encoding sulfurtransferase, which gives rise to MENKLSPIIKPEELTWLNQDEEIVIIDASAGSKARYDERHLAGALFADVNNDLANIGDFAIGGRHPLPTFEQFSIVLQKFGITKDSHALIYDDKNGGNAAARFWWMLKAIGHEKVQVIDGGFQAAVKAGFPTTDKVGIPKSVEKYEITAWNLPLSDINEVEKVAKTDDYIVIDVRDANRFAGLTEPIDLIAGHIPGAANIPYTENLDATGAFLAPEILKEKYAEALAHVKPENVIVHCGSGITACHTLLAMDYAGLPIPKLYVGSWSEWSRNNKEMVLADS
- a CDS encoding YceD family protein — encoded protein: MNPLKQFSLPFTGLKLGTHQFDYELDDRFFNAFEYSLIKSGNLKVDLELEKQETMLLLKFKVIGTVNLDCDKCLSEFPLPINLYERQIVKFAEDELESDDEEIISLSRKDTEIDISGPLYEMINVAVPYIKNCEQADKDCDQEMIDRLNQLSIEKQAEENEQTSDPRWEALNKLKK
- the rpmF gene encoding 50S ribosomal protein L32; this encodes MAHPKRKISKQRKNKRRTHYKAVTPSLATCSATGAIHVPHRAYNVDGNLYYNGKLVIENTQIG
- the plsX gene encoding phosphate acyltransferase PlsX, which encodes MKIGLDIMGGDYAPKAIVLGAIAAHQSLNAGEHLVLIGDTEQIKPILAEEGFNPDHFEYVHTDEVIGMGEHPTKAIVQKPNSSIAVGFNLLKEGKIDSFASAGNSGAMLVGAVFSVKTIPGIIRPCLCTILPKIKGGTGLLLDVGANADCKPDILLQFGVLGSLSAKNLLQINDPKVALMNIGEEDEKGNMLSMATFPLMKETSLFNFVGNVEGRDLFNDKADVIVCDGFTGNVMLKLAESFYVLTIKKGLKDEFFDRFNYEQYGGSPVLGVNAPVVIGHGISSPLAVKNMVLQSREMITTGLVEKIRMAFK
- a CDS encoding beta-ketoacyl-ACP synthase III, translated to MSKIHAAITAVNGYVPDYVLTNAELETMVDTSDEWITSRTGIKERRILKGEGLGTSDMAVHAVNGLLKKRGIDAKEIELIIFCTTTPDFTFPATANVLADKIGATNAWGYDLQAACSGFIFGLSTGASFIESGRHKKVLVVGGDKMSSIINYEDRTTCIIFGDGCGCALLEPNEEGFGIQDSILRTDGSGRDFLGMKAGGSVKPATHETIDAREHFAHQEGPTVFKFAVTNMADVAAEIMERNSLTADDVAWLVPHQANKRIIDATANRMGVTTDKVMINIERYGNTTNGTIPLCLWEWESRLKKGDNIVLAAFGGGFTWGSVYLKWAYDSE